In Arthrobacter ramosus, one DNA window encodes the following:
- a CDS encoding succinate dehydrogenase hydrophobic membrane anchor subunit, producing MSTDIQTPRSGSGKISPQYRRGTGSKGNFEMFAWLFMRLSGVVLVVLIFGHLFVNLMVGEGIHGIDFGFVAGKWADPFWQFWDLAMLWLAMLHGTNGVRTIINDYAEKDATRLWLKVVLYAATVVIVVLGTLVIFTFNPCPVANGVQLPGGFCPAP from the coding sequence ATGAGTACTGACATTCAGACACCCCGTAGTGGTAGTGGAAAAATTTCTCCGCAGTACCGTCGCGGCACCGGTTCCAAGGGGAACTTCGAGATGTTCGCGTGGCTGTTCATGCGGCTCTCCGGCGTCGTGCTCGTAGTGCTGATCTTCGGCCACCTCTTCGTGAACCTCATGGTGGGCGAGGGCATCCACGGCATCGACTTCGGCTTCGTGGCCGGCAAGTGGGCCGACCCGTTCTGGCAGTTCTGGGACCTGGCCATGCTGTGGCTCGCCATGCTGCACGGCACCAACGGCGTCCGCACCATCATCAACGACTACGCCGAGAAGGACGCCACCCGCCTCTGGCTCAAGGTGGTCCTTTACGCGGCTACGGTCGTCATCGTCGTTCTCGGCACACTGGTGATCTTCACGTTCAACCCGTGCCCCGTCGCCAACGGCGTTCAGCTGCCCGGCGGGTTCTGCCCGGCGCCGTAG
- a CDS encoding alpha/beta hydrolase family protein — MSKSVKISFEGSTGDLLAGIVDVPEGPVRGWGVFSHGLTLGKDSPSASRICKGLADLGVGMLRFDNLGLGDSAGEWSAGSFSVKVADTIRAAEFMRADGKEISLLVGHSFGGAAVLAAALSLPEVRAVATVGAPYEPRHVEHMFDAEVSTILSEGSAEVNLGGRRMEVRRHFVEDVEQADLRDCIRTLHRPLLVLHSPTDNTVGIDNASEIFQTARHPRSFISLEGSDHLLTGKGQAARVAGIISAWAGQYFGD; from the coding sequence GTGTCCAAATCCGTGAAGATCAGCTTCGAAGGCAGCACCGGAGATCTCTTGGCAGGGATCGTGGACGTTCCTGAGGGCCCGGTCCGGGGCTGGGGTGTGTTCTCCCATGGTTTGACCCTCGGCAAGGACAGCCCGTCCGCCTCGCGTATCTGCAAGGGCTTGGCGGATCTCGGCGTCGGTATGCTTCGCTTCGACAACCTTGGACTGGGCGACTCCGCCGGCGAATGGTCCGCAGGATCGTTCAGCGTGAAAGTGGCAGACACCATCCGCGCTGCCGAGTTCATGCGTGCCGATGGCAAGGAAATCTCCCTGCTCGTGGGCCACTCCTTCGGCGGGGCGGCTGTGTTGGCTGCCGCCCTCAGCCTCCCCGAGGTTCGGGCCGTTGCGACTGTCGGCGCCCCGTACGAGCCCAGGCACGTGGAGCACATGTTCGACGCCGAAGTCAGCACGATTCTCAGCGAAGGCAGCGCAGAGGTCAACCTGGGCGGCAGGCGCATGGAGGTTCGCCGGCACTTTGTGGAAGACGTGGAGCAGGCCGACCTCAGGGACTGCATCCGTACCCTGCACCGACCTCTCCTGGTGCTTCACTCCCCCACAGACAACACTGTGGGCATCGACAATGCCAGCGAGATCTTCCAAACGGCACGGCACCCGCGCAGCTTCATTTCGCTCGAAGGCAGCGACCACCTGTTGACAGGCAAAGGACAAGCCGCCCGGGTTGCAGGGATCATCTCGGCCTGGGCCGGGCAGTACTTCGGCGACTAG
- a CDS encoding amidohydrolase, whose translation MRNFTTETEPTPVVKPWLDDLLPELIEFRRDLHAHPELSFKEFRTTDKLVERLEAAGLEPRRLEGSGLTVDVGAGPIATALRGDIDALPIIEETGLPFASKNHGVTHACGHDVHTTSMLGIALVLHAMHQESPLGGTVRIIFQPAEETMPGGALSCIEQGVLQGVPRILALHCDPRINVGKIGTRIGAITSASDTIKIELTGRGGHTSRPHLTEDLVFALAQIAVNVPAVLSRRVDVRSGVSVVWGQIAAGSAPNAIPANGYMAGTMRCLDRDAWHSAGELLDDVVQQVAAPYGVDVHLEHTRGVPPVVNSEHETALIEAAARAELGEHAVVLTPQSMGGEDFAWFLADLPGAMMRLGTHTPGGEEYDLHRGDFIVDERALGFAIQVLAAAALRTIRDL comes from the coding sequence GTGCGCAATTTCACTACCGAAACCGAGCCGACCCCTGTGGTGAAGCCATGGCTTGACGATCTCTTGCCGGAACTCATTGAATTCCGGAGGGACCTGCATGCGCACCCCGAACTTTCCTTCAAGGAATTTCGCACCACGGACAAGTTGGTTGAACGGCTCGAAGCGGCAGGACTTGAACCCCGTCGGCTGGAAGGGTCGGGGCTGACGGTCGACGTCGGCGCGGGGCCCATCGCCACCGCCCTGCGCGGAGACATCGACGCCCTCCCGATCATCGAAGAGACGGGTCTTCCGTTCGCGTCGAAGAACCACGGTGTCACCCACGCGTGCGGGCATGACGTCCACACCACGAGCATGCTCGGCATTGCCTTGGTGCTGCACGCCATGCACCAGGAATCCCCTTTGGGCGGCACGGTGCGCATCATCTTCCAGCCGGCAGAGGAAACCATGCCCGGCGGTGCCCTGTCCTGCATCGAGCAGGGCGTGCTCCAGGGTGTCCCGCGGATTCTGGCGCTGCACTGCGATCCGCGGATCAACGTCGGCAAGATCGGCACGCGCATCGGCGCCATCACCTCGGCCTCGGACACCATCAAAATCGAATTGACCGGACGTGGCGGCCATACTTCCCGTCCGCATTTGACCGAAGACCTGGTCTTCGCGCTGGCCCAAATCGCCGTCAATGTCCCGGCCGTTCTGTCCCGTCGCGTGGATGTGCGCAGTGGCGTTTCGGTCGTGTGGGGCCAGATCGCGGCAGGTTCCGCACCCAACGCCATCCCAGCCAACGGCTACATGGCCGGCACCATGCGTTGCCTCGACAGGGACGCTTGGCATAGCGCAGGGGAGCTGCTCGACGACGTCGTCCAGCAAGTTGCCGCGCCGTACGGGGTGGACGTGCACCTCGAACACACCCGCGGTGTCCCTCCCGTGGTCAACTCGGAACACGAGACTGCCCTCATCGAGGCAGCGGCCCGTGCGGAACTCGGCGAGCACGCCGTCGTCCTGACGCCCCAGTCCATGGGTGGCGAGGACTTTGCCTGGTTCCTGGCCGACCTGCCGGGTGCCATGATGCGGCTCGGGACCCATACGCCCGGCGGCGAGGAATACGATCTTCACCGCGGTGACTTCATTGTGGACGAGCGTGCCCTCGGCTTCGCGATCCAGGTCCTGGCCGCCGCCGCGCTGCGGACCATCCGGGATCTCTAA
- a CDS encoding MarR family winged helix-turn-helix transcriptional regulator codes for MSEAPRLDRQVCFALYSASKAATAVYRPVLEELGLTYPQYLVMLVLWENEPRSVRELGTELGLDSGTLSPLLKRLEALGFVERRRSAEDERRVEIHLSDAGRALSARAGAVPQRLADAAGLSAAELAQLHDTLGRLTAALHSAI; via the coding sequence ATGAGTGAAGCCCCACGCCTCGACCGCCAGGTCTGTTTCGCGCTGTATTCCGCCTCGAAGGCGGCGACGGCGGTCTACCGGCCGGTGCTGGAGGAGCTTGGACTGACGTATCCGCAATACCTCGTGATGCTGGTGCTCTGGGAAAACGAGCCGCGAAGCGTCCGGGAACTGGGGACTGAGCTGGGACTCGATTCGGGCACCCTGTCGCCGCTGCTCAAGAGGCTTGAAGCGTTGGGCTTCGTGGAGCGCCGGCGTTCAGCCGAGGACGAGCGTCGCGTCGAGATCCACCTGAGCGACGCCGGGCGGGCCCTCAGTGCCCGGGCGGGGGCTGTTCCGCAACGCCTCGCCGACGCCGCCGGCTTGAGCGCAGCCGAGCTTGCGCAGCTTCACGACACCCTGGGCCGGCTCACCGCCGCCCTCCATTCAGCCATCTGA
- a CDS encoding succinate dehydrogenase iron-sulfur subunit encodes MSAELAEPASKIELPAHIGGGGEIPTFNITLRVRRYNPEVSEEPVWEDHQLTMYGTDRVLDALHKIKWEIDGSLSFRRSCAHGVCGSDAMRINGRNRLACKTLLKDLDTSKPITVEPIKGLPVEKDLIVDMEPFFQSFREVMPFLINKGHEPTKERLQSVEDRERFDDTTKCILCAACTSSCPVFWTDGQYFGPAAIVNAHRFIFDSRDDAGDMRLEILNDKEGVWRCRTTFNCSEACPRGIQVTQAIAEVKQAILARKI; translated from the coding sequence ATGTCTGCTGAACTTGCTGAGCCAGCATCCAAGATCGAGCTGCCCGCGCACATTGGTGGAGGCGGGGAAATTCCCACCTTCAACATCACGCTGCGAGTGCGACGCTACAACCCCGAGGTCTCGGAAGAGCCCGTATGGGAAGACCACCAGCTGACGATGTACGGCACCGACCGCGTGCTGGACGCCCTGCACAAGATCAAGTGGGAAATCGATGGCTCGCTGTCCTTCCGCCGTTCCTGTGCACACGGCGTTTGTGGCTCCGACGCCATGCGCATCAACGGCCGAAACCGCCTCGCATGCAAGACCCTGCTGAAGGACCTGGACACCTCCAAGCCCATCACCGTTGAGCCGATCAAGGGCCTCCCGGTGGAGAAGGACCTGATCGTGGACATGGAGCCGTTCTTCCAGTCCTTCCGCGAGGTCATGCCGTTCCTGATCAACAAGGGCCACGAGCCCACCAAGGAACGCCTGCAGTCGGTCGAGGACCGTGAACGGTTCGACGACACCACCAAGTGCATCCTGTGCGCTGCCTGCACGTCGTCCTGCCCGGTGTTCTGGACGGACGGTCAGTACTTCGGCCCGGCCGCCATCGTGAACGCGCACCGCTTCATCTTCGATTCCCGCGACGATGCCGGTGACATGCGCTTGGAAATCCTCAACGACAAGGAAGGCGTGTGGCGCTGCCGCACCACCTTCAACTGCTCGGAGGCTTGCCCGCGTGGCATCCAGGTGACCCAGGCCATCGCCGAGGTCAAGCAGGCCATCCTGGCACGCAAGATCTAG
- a CDS encoding BMP family lipoprotein produces MKQSLRATLKRGSFAGVATAGAAALLLAGCGSAPSASSSGSATKSDYTACMVSDSGGFDDKSFNQSGYEGLQAAAKDLNIQEKHVQSKADTDYDPNLRSMVQQGCKLTVTVGFLLGDATKNIATANPNSHFAIIDYSDPTFPKNVKPIVYNTAQAAFLAGYLAAGTSKTGKVATFGGLNIPTVSIFMDGFSDGVKYYNQKKGKSVQLLGWDKDKQDGTFVGDFKQVDKGKVLTQGFLDQGADVVLPVAGPVGAGAGSAILDAKAKGTDAKLIWVDSDGYLTAPAYKSVILTSVQKTMATAVETVIKADKDGKFDPSPYVGTLDNGGVALAPFHDLDSAVPADMKSDLDQLKKDIISGAVKVESKSSPK; encoded by the coding sequence TTGAAGCAATCACTGCGTGCCACACTAAAGCGCGGTTCATTTGCAGGCGTCGCAACTGCGGGCGCCGCTGCACTTTTGCTGGCAGGCTGCGGTAGCGCACCGTCTGCTTCGAGCTCGGGCAGCGCCACCAAGTCGGACTACACCGCATGCATGGTGTCCGACTCCGGCGGCTTCGATGACAAGTCGTTCAACCAGTCAGGCTATGAAGGCCTCCAGGCGGCAGCCAAGGACCTGAACATCCAGGAGAAGCACGTCCAGTCCAAGGCCGACACGGACTACGACCCCAACCTTCGTTCCATGGTCCAGCAAGGCTGCAAGCTGACGGTTACGGTCGGCTTCCTGCTGGGCGACGCCACGAAGAACATAGCGACGGCGAACCCGAACAGCCACTTCGCCATCATCGACTACTCGGACCCCACCTTCCCGAAGAACGTCAAGCCGATTGTCTATAACACTGCCCAGGCCGCGTTCCTGGCCGGGTACCTCGCCGCCGGCACTTCCAAGACCGGCAAGGTTGCGACCTTCGGTGGTCTCAACATCCCCACCGTGAGCATCTTCATGGACGGCTTCTCTGACGGCGTGAAGTACTACAACCAGAAGAAGGGCAAGTCCGTCCAGCTTCTTGGCTGGGACAAGGACAAGCAGGACGGAACGTTCGTCGGCGACTTCAAGCAGGTCGACAAGGGCAAGGTCCTCACCCAGGGATTCCTGGACCAAGGGGCCGACGTCGTCCTTCCCGTCGCTGGTCCGGTCGGAGCAGGCGCAGGAAGTGCGATCCTTGACGCCAAGGCAAAGGGCACGGACGCAAAGCTGATCTGGGTCGACTCGGATGGCTACCTGACCGCACCCGCCTACAAGTCGGTCATCCTGACTTCGGTCCAGAAGACCATGGCGACCGCCGTCGAAACGGTCATCAAAGCCGACAAGGACGGCAAGTTCGACCCCAGCCCCTACGTTGGCACGCTCGACAACGGGGGTGTGGCGCTTGCCCCGTTCCACGATCTCGACTCCGCAGTGCCGGCTGACATGAAGAGCGATCTTGACCAGTTGAAGAAGGACATCATCTCCGGCGCAGTCAAGGTCGAATCGAAGTCCAGCCCCAAGTAA
- the sdhA gene encoding succinate dehydrogenase flavoprotein subunit: MQVHKYDVVIVGAGGAGMRAAIESGQRARTAVLTKLYPTRSHTGAAQGGMCAALANVEEDNWEWHTFDTIKGGDYLVDQDAAEVMAKEAIDAVLDLEKMGLPFNRTPEGRIDQRRFGGHTRDHGKAPVRRACYAADRTGHMILQTLYQNCVKHNVEFYNEYYVLDLLTVEEDAVREDGTPYKQKRVAGVVSYDLASGELHVFQAKSVVFASGGAGKVFKTTSNAHTLTGDGMGIAFRRGIPLEDMEFFQFHPTGLAGLGILLSEAARGEGAILRNSEGERFMERYAPTIKDLAPRDIVARSMANEVREGRGCGPNKDYVLLDLTHLEPAHIDAKLPDITEFARTYLGVEPYTEPVPVFPTAHYAMGGIPTNITTEVLQDNDTIVPGLYAAGEVACVSVHGSNRLGTNSLLDINVFGKRAGIAAAEYAKTADFVELPEDPEAYTLDLLNHVRTSDGGERVAAIRKELQDTMDANMQVFRTADTLNQVLTDIASLEERYQRISVQDKGKRFNLDLLEAVELGFLLELAKVMTVAALHREESRGGHFREDFPERDDEKFMKHSMAYKDEHAPADGSAEAIAGIRLGTKPVVFTRYEPMVRKY; this comes from the coding sequence ATGCAGGTCCATAAGTACGACGTCGTTATTGTCGGTGCCGGCGGCGCCGGCATGCGCGCCGCGATCGAATCCGGTCAGCGCGCACGCACCGCAGTACTGACCAAGCTCTACCCCACCCGTTCCCACACCGGCGCAGCCCAGGGCGGCATGTGTGCAGCCCTGGCCAACGTCGAAGAGGACAACTGGGAGTGGCACACATTCGACACCATCAAGGGTGGCGACTACCTGGTTGACCAGGATGCAGCCGAGGTCATGGCGAAGGAAGCCATCGACGCCGTGCTGGACCTGGAGAAGATGGGCTTGCCGTTCAACCGCACGCCCGAAGGCCGCATTGACCAGCGCCGTTTCGGTGGCCACACCCGTGACCACGGCAAGGCTCCGGTCCGCCGCGCCTGCTATGCAGCAGACCGCACCGGCCACATGATCCTTCAGACGCTGTACCAAAACTGCGTCAAGCACAACGTTGAGTTCTACAACGAGTACTACGTCCTGGACCTGCTCACCGTTGAGGAAGACGCCGTCCGCGAAGACGGAACGCCGTACAAGCAGAAGCGCGTTGCCGGCGTCGTGTCCTACGACCTCGCCTCCGGCGAATTGCACGTTTTCCAGGCCAAGTCGGTGGTGTTCGCCTCGGGCGGCGCAGGCAAGGTCTTCAAGACCACCTCCAACGCCCACACCCTGACCGGTGACGGCATGGGTATCGCCTTCCGCCGCGGAATCCCGCTGGAGGACATGGAATTCTTCCAGTTCCACCCGACCGGTCTCGCAGGCTTGGGCATCCTCCTCTCGGAAGCCGCTCGCGGCGAGGGTGCGATCCTTCGCAACTCCGAGGGTGAGCGCTTCATGGAACGCTATGCCCCGACCATCAAGGACCTCGCTCCCCGCGACATCGTGGCCCGTTCCATGGCAAACGAAGTCCGTGAGGGACGCGGCTGCGGCCCGAACAAGGACTACGTCCTCCTCGACCTGACGCACCTTGAACCGGCCCACATTGACGCGAAGCTTCCGGACATCACCGAATTCGCACGCACTTACCTCGGTGTCGAGCCGTACACGGAACCGGTTCCGGTCTTCCCGACGGCGCACTACGCCATGGGCGGCATCCCCACCAACATCACCACCGAGGTCCTGCAGGACAACGACACCATCGTGCCGGGCCTGTACGCGGCCGGCGAAGTTGCTTGTGTCTCCGTCCACGGCTCCAACCGTTTGGGTACCAACTCGCTGCTGGACATCAACGTCTTTGGCAAGCGTGCGGGCATTGCCGCCGCCGAATACGCCAAGACTGCTGACTTCGTGGAGCTCCCGGAAGACCCGGAGGCATACACGTTGGATCTGCTGAACCACGTCCGCACTTCCGATGGCGGCGAAAGGGTTGCCGCGATCCGCAAGGAACTGCAGGACACCATGGATGCCAACATGCAGGTGTTCCGTACTGCGGACACCCTGAACCAGGTGCTCACGGACATCGCGTCCCTCGAAGAGCGCTACCAGCGCATCAGCGTCCAGGACAAGGGAAAGCGTTTCAACCTTGACCTGCTCGAAGCGGTGGAACTGGGCTTCCTGCTGGAACTGGCCAAAGTCATGACAGTTGCTGCCCTGCACCGCGAGGAGTCGCGTGGAGGCCACTTCCGGGAGGACTTCCCGGAGCGCGACGACGAAAAATTCATGAAGCACTCCATGGCGTATAAGGATGAGCACGCCCCAGCGGACGGATCTGCGGAAGCAATCGCGGGCATCCGACTCGGCACCAAGCCTGTTGTCTTTACGCGCTACGAGCCGATGGTGAGGAAGTACTAA
- a CDS encoding organic hydroperoxide resistance protein — MKTLYTAEALASGEGREGNARTSDGKLDVALASPVELGGNGQGTNPEQLFAAGYAACFHSALRLVGRKARVDLSDSAVAAKIHFGALEGSEGYGLAAELEIALPALDRETAEQLVAKAHQICPYSNATRGNIAVDIKLVEVAA, encoded by the coding sequence GTGAAGACTTTGTACACAGCCGAGGCGCTTGCCTCCGGTGAAGGCCGCGAAGGCAACGCACGCACCAGTGACGGCAAGCTGGACGTAGCACTCGCCAGCCCGGTGGAACTGGGCGGAAACGGCCAGGGCACCAACCCCGAGCAGCTCTTCGCCGCCGGTTACGCGGCGTGCTTCCACTCGGCACTCAGGCTGGTGGGACGCAAGGCCCGCGTGGATCTCAGTGATTCCGCCGTCGCAGCCAAGATCCATTTCGGTGCCTTGGAGGGCAGCGAGGGATACGGGCTCGCCGCGGAGCTTGAGATCGCGCTGCCTGCCCTCGACCGGGAAACCGCCGAGCAGCTCGTGGCCAAGGCCCACCAGATCTGCCCCTACTCCAACGCGACCCGCGGGAACATCGCCGTCGACATCAAGCTTGTGGAGGTGGCCGCATGA
- a CDS encoding NADP-dependent oxidoreductase, with protein MSAAVPKSTREIQLTSRPQGRPVQENFRLAETELPELQEGQILVRNEFMSVDPYMRGRMNDVKSYSAPFRLDAALDGGAVGEVIASRSEALKVGDVVVHQFGWREYSVVDAAKATPVPAGLAPTSAFLGALGMTGLTAYAGLLKVAEFKAGDVVFVSGAAGAVGSIVGQVAKAMGASKVIGSAGSPEKVARLLELGFDAAFDYHDGPVAKQLREAAGERGIDVYFDNVGGEHLEAALAVLTVGGRVAMCGAISQYNSTEPTPGPRNLALAIGKQLTIRGFLVSGQRQHAAEFAEKMAGWLADGTVRYDETILDGLENAPQAFIDLLDGANTGKMLVRLH; from the coding sequence ATGAGCGCCGCTGTTCCCAAGAGCACCCGCGAAATCCAGCTGACATCCCGCCCGCAGGGACGCCCTGTCCAGGAGAACTTCCGGCTGGCCGAGACCGAGCTGCCGGAGCTGCAGGAGGGCCAGATCCTGGTCCGCAACGAGTTCATGTCGGTCGATCCCTACATGCGCGGCCGCATGAATGACGTGAAGTCCTATTCGGCACCTTTCCGGCTCGACGCAGCGCTCGACGGCGGTGCGGTGGGTGAGGTGATCGCGTCCCGTTCCGAGGCGCTCAAGGTGGGTGACGTCGTCGTGCACCAGTTCGGCTGGCGCGAATATTCCGTGGTGGATGCGGCAAAGGCGACGCCGGTTCCGGCCGGCCTGGCGCCGACGTCGGCGTTCCTCGGTGCGCTCGGCATGACGGGCCTGACAGCGTATGCCGGGCTGCTCAAGGTGGCCGAGTTCAAAGCCGGGGACGTCGTCTTCGTTTCCGGTGCCGCAGGCGCAGTGGGTTCGATTGTCGGCCAGGTCGCCAAGGCCATGGGCGCCTCCAAGGTGATCGGCAGCGCCGGTTCCCCGGAGAAGGTGGCGCGCTTGCTGGAACTCGGCTTCGACGCGGCCTTCGACTACCACGACGGTCCGGTGGCGAAGCAACTCCGTGAGGCGGCGGGGGAGCGCGGCATCGACGTCTACTTTGACAACGTCGGCGGCGAACACCTCGAGGCTGCCCTCGCAGTCCTCACAGTGGGTGGCCGCGTGGCAATGTGCGGTGCCATTTCCCAGTACAACTCCACAGAGCCCACACCCGGCCCGCGGAACCTGGCCTTGGCGATCGGAAAACAACTGACCATCCGTGGCTTCCTCGTAAGCGGCCAGCGCCAGCACGCCGCTGAGTTCGCCGAGAAGATGGCCGGATGGCTGGCGGACGGAACGGTCCGCTACGACGAGACGATCCTCGACGGGCTGGAAAACGCGCCGCAGGCCTTCATCGATCTCCTGGATGGAGCTAACACCGGCAAGATGTTGGTCCGCCTGCACTGA
- a CDS encoding mannose-1-phosphate guanylyltransferase, which yields MSIENAASLESPLRHFHAVIPAGGVGTRLWPLSRAAAPKFLHDLTGSGSTLLRATYDRLEPLAGNRVLVVTGVAHRVAVCRQLPEVGDDELVLESEPKDSGAAIGLAAAILYRRDPDTIMGSFAADHVISPDNLFQETVREAIHTAAAGKIVTIGIKPTHPSTGFGYIRTGDLLNIDDAPNAHAVVEFVEKPSEDIAKKYLETGDYVWNAGMFVAPVALMLKHLEANQPVLFAGLQEIADAWDTPERDEVTARVWPTLPKIAIDYAVAEPAAAAGDVAVVPGTFRWDDVGDFAAIGRLNNAGDVDEVTVLGEGARVFTENASGVVVSDTKRVIALIGIKDVVIVDTPDALLVTTKEHAQRVKGAVDALKASGDTDVL from the coding sequence GTGAGTATAGAAAACGCTGCAAGCCTCGAATCGCCATTGCGCCACTTCCACGCGGTTATTCCGGCAGGCGGAGTAGGCACGCGCCTATGGCCGCTTTCGCGTGCTGCTGCGCCCAAATTCCTGCATGACCTCACGGGTTCGGGAAGCACCCTTCTGCGCGCTACGTACGACCGTCTCGAGCCATTGGCCGGCAACCGCGTGCTGGTGGTTACGGGTGTGGCGCACCGGGTTGCTGTCTGCCGCCAGCTTCCCGAAGTGGGCGACGACGAATTGGTCCTCGAAAGCGAACCGAAGGACTCGGGTGCCGCGATCGGTCTCGCCGCCGCCATCCTTTACCGTCGCGACCCGGACACCATCATGGGTTCCTTCGCCGCCGACCATGTCATCAGCCCGGACAACCTCTTCCAGGAAACGGTCCGCGAGGCCATCCACACTGCGGCAGCCGGAAAAATCGTCACCATCGGCATCAAACCCACGCACCCATCGACCGGGTTCGGTTACATCCGCACCGGCGACTTGCTCAATATTGACGACGCACCGAACGCGCACGCTGTTGTCGAATTCGTCGAGAAGCCGAGCGAGGACATCGCGAAGAAGTACCTCGAGACGGGCGACTACGTTTGGAATGCCGGCATGTTCGTCGCCCCCGTTGCACTCATGCTCAAGCACCTGGAGGCAAACCAGCCGGTCTTGTTTGCCGGGCTGCAGGAAATCGCCGACGCCTGGGACACCCCGGAACGCGATGAAGTGACCGCTCGGGTGTGGCCCACGCTGCCGAAGATTGCCATTGACTACGCCGTGGCGGAACCCGCCGCAGCGGCGGGGGATGTCGCCGTCGTGCCCGGTACTTTCCGCTGGGACGACGTCGGAGACTTCGCCGCGATCGGTCGCCTCAACAATGCCGGCGACGTCGATGAGGTGACGGTCCTCGGCGAAGGCGCCCGTGTCTTCACTGAGAACGCCAGCGGCGTGGTCGTCTCCGATACCAAGCGCGTGATCGCCCTTATCGGGATCAAGGACGTCGTGATCGTCGATACACCGGACGCGCTGCTTGTCACCACGAAGGAGCACGCCCAGCGGGTCAAGGGTGCGGTGGACGCACTCAAGGCTAGCGGGGACACCGACGTTCTCTAG
- the sdhC gene encoding succinate dehydrogenase, cytochrome b556 subunit: protein MPTKPAGTLYRGREGMWSWVGHRITGVVIFFFLLVHVLDTSLVRVSPEAYTAVIGAYKNPLMALGETGLVAAIVFHAFNGLRVIAIDFWKKGAKYQRQMLWTVLALWLVVFGAFAIRHLSLALGGH from the coding sequence GTGCCGACAAAACCAGCTGGCACCTTGTACCGCGGCCGTGAAGGCATGTGGTCCTGGGTTGGACATCGCATTACCGGTGTTGTGATCTTTTTCTTCTTGTTGGTCCATGTCCTGGACACCTCATTGGTGCGTGTGTCCCCGGAGGCCTACACCGCCGTTATCGGCGCCTACAAGAACCCCCTCATGGCCCTGGGCGAGACGGGCCTCGTCGCAGCGATCGTTTTCCACGCCTTCAATGGCCTGCGCGTCATCGCCATTGACTTCTGGAAGAAGGGCGCAAAGTACCAGCGCCAGATGCTGTGGACCGTCCTGGCATTGTGGCTGGTTGTCTTCGGGGCCTTCGCCATCCGCCACTTGTCCCTCGCGCTGGGAGGCCACTAA